A single genomic interval of Meles meles chromosome 9, mMelMel3.1 paternal haplotype, whole genome shotgun sequence harbors:
- the LOC123950926 gene encoding gamma-crystallin B isoform X2, with translation MGKITFYEDRGFQGRCYECSSDCPNLQPYFSRCNSIRVDSGCWMLYERPNYQGHQYFLRRGDYPDYQQWLGFSDSVRSCRLIPQHSGTFRMRIYERDDFRGQMSETTDDCLSLQDRFHLSEIHSLNVLDGCWVLYEMPSYRGRQYLLRPGEYRRYLDWGAMNAKVGSFRRVMDFY, from the exons ATGGGAAAG ATCACCTTCTACGAGGACCGCGGCTTCCAGGGCCGCTGCTACGAGTGCAGCAGCGACTGCCCCAACCTGCAGCCCTACTTCAGCCGCTGCAACTCCATCCGCGTGGACAGCGGCTGCTGGATGCTCTATGAGCGCCCCAACTACCAGGGCCACCAGTACTTCCTGCGGCGCGGGGACTACCCCGACTACCAGCAGTGGCTGGGCTTCAGCGACTCCGTCCGCTCCTGCCGCCTCATCCCCCAG CACTCTGGCACATTCAGAATGAGGATCTACGAGCGAGATGACTTTAGAGGACAAATGTCAGAGACCACAGATGACTGTCTCTCTCTTCAGGACCGCTTCCATCTCAGTGAAATCCACTCCCTCAATGTGCTGGATGGCTGCTGGGTCCTTTATGAGATGCCCAGCTACAGGGGAAGGCAGTACCTTCTGAGGCCCGGGGAGTATAGGAGATACCTTGACTGGGGGGCCATGAATGCCAAAGTTGGTTCTTTCAGACGAGTAATGGATTTTTACTAA
- the LOC123950927 gene encoding gamma-crystallin C isoform X2 → MGKITFYEDRGFQGRCYECSSDCPNLQPYFSRCNSIRVDSGCWMLYERPNYQGHQYFLRRGDYPDYQQWLGFSDSIRSCCLIPQASSHRLRLYEREDHKGLMTELSEDCSCIQDRFHLSEVRSVHVLEGCWVLYELPNYQGRQYLLRPQEYRRYHDWGAMDAKAGSLRRAVDLY, encoded by the exons atggggaag ATCACCTTCTACGAGGACCGCGGCTTCCAGGGCCGCTGCTACGAGTGCAGCAGCGACTGCCCCAACCTGCAGCCCTACTTCAGCCGCTGCAACTCCATCCGCGTGGACAGCGGCTGCTGGATGCTCTATGAGCGCCCCAACTACCAGGGCCACCAGTACTTCCTGCGGCGCGGGGACTACCCCGACTACCAGCAGTGGCTGGGCTTCAGCGACTCCATCCGCTCCTGCTGTCTCATCCCCCAG GCAAGCTCCCACAGGCTGCGGCTGTATGAGAGAGAGGACCACAAAGGCCTCATGACGGAGCTGAGCGAGGACTGCTCCTGCATCCAGGACCGCTTCCACCTGAGTGAGGTCCGCTCCGTCCACGTGCTGGAGGGCTGCTGGGTCCTCTACGAGCTGCCCAACTACCAGGGGCGGCAGTACCTCCTGAGACCCCAAGAGTACAGGCGCTACCACGACTGGGGGGCCATGGATGCTAAAGCAGGCTCTTTGCGGAGGGCGGTGGATTTATACTGA
- the LOC123950927 gene encoding gamma-crystallin C isoform X1 — MGKITFYEDRGFQGRCYECSSDCPNLQPYFSRCNSIRVDSGCWMLYERPNYQGHQYFLRRGDYPDYQQWLGFSDSIRSCCLIPQQASSHRLRLYEREDHKGLMTELSEDCSCIQDRFHLSEVRSVHVLEGCWVLYELPNYQGRQYLLRPQEYRRYHDWGAMDAKAGSLRRAVDLY, encoded by the exons atggggaag ATCACCTTCTACGAGGACCGCGGCTTCCAGGGCCGCTGCTACGAGTGCAGCAGCGACTGCCCCAACCTGCAGCCCTACTTCAGCCGCTGCAACTCCATCCGCGTGGACAGCGGCTGCTGGATGCTCTATGAGCGCCCCAACTACCAGGGCCACCAGTACTTCCTGCGGCGCGGGGACTACCCCGACTACCAGCAGTGGCTGGGCTTCAGCGACTCCATCCGCTCCTGCTGTCTCATCCCCCAG CAGGCAAGCTCCCACAGGCTGCGGCTGTATGAGAGAGAGGACCACAAAGGCCTCATGACGGAGCTGAGCGAGGACTGCTCCTGCATCCAGGACCGCTTCCACCTGAGTGAGGTCCGCTCCGTCCACGTGCTGGAGGGCTGCTGGGTCCTCTACGAGCTGCCCAACTACCAGGGGCGGCAGTACCTCCTGAGACCCCAAGAGTACAGGCGCTACCACGACTGGGGGGCCATGGATGCTAAAGCAGGCTCTTTGCGGAGGGCGGTGGATTTATACTGA
- the LOC123950926 gene encoding gamma-crystallin B isoform X1, translating to MGKITFYEDRGFQGRCYECSSDCPNLQPYFSRCNSIRVDSGCWMLYERPNYQGHQYFLRRGDYPDYQQWLGFSDSVRSCRLIPQVSHSGTFRMRIYERDDFRGQMSETTDDCLSLQDRFHLSEIHSLNVLDGCWVLYEMPSYRGRQYLLRPGEYRRYLDWGAMNAKVGSFRRVMDFY from the exons ATGGGAAAG ATCACCTTCTACGAGGACCGCGGCTTCCAGGGCCGCTGCTACGAGTGCAGCAGCGACTGCCCCAACCTGCAGCCCTACTTCAGCCGCTGCAACTCCATCCGCGTGGACAGCGGCTGCTGGATGCTCTATGAGCGCCCCAACTACCAGGGCCACCAGTACTTCCTGCGGCGCGGGGACTACCCCGACTACCAGCAGTGGCTGGGCTTCAGCGACTCCGTCCGCTCCTGCCGCCTCATCCCCCAGGTGAGT CACTCTGGCACATTCAGAATGAGGATCTACGAGCGAGATGACTTTAGAGGACAAATGTCAGAGACCACAGATGACTGTCTCTCTCTTCAGGACCGCTTCCATCTCAGTGAAATCCACTCCCTCAATGTGCTGGATGGCTGCTGGGTCCTTTATGAGATGCCCAGCTACAGGGGAAGGCAGTACCTTCTGAGGCCCGGGGAGTATAGGAGATACCTTGACTGGGGGGCCATGAATGCCAAAGTTGGTTCTTTCAGACGAGTAATGGATTTTTACTAA